In Bacteroidales bacterium, a genomic segment contains:
- a CDS encoding efflux RND transporter periplasmic adaptor subunit yields MKKILVILFILFAISACRNQQAEHDTHDHDHDEVKLFIIAYNESFEVFAEADPFVQGKTSEILAHFTHLENFKPFSEGTVTVSLVSSSNGIRHTLDAPNKPGIYRFRLQPQTTGMARVQFDLEYKGVKYRLDGGSYPVFDNEHDAIHAAEDLIQEHPAAIAFTKEQSWLVSFATAPVEHKAIGVVVKTVGEVMPAQGDEITLSAQSRGIIRFVNNNLYEGVDLQRGEVLINISGEGLAEGSPTQQYREARNNFEKAKADYERLSPLAEANIVSQRDLLQAKNEFDNAKAIFDNLSENFSESGQSIKSPVDGYLAQLFVQHGQYVEAGQPIAKVVRNYDIIIRAEVQQRYSRLLPELATVNISSRDGEIYTLEELNGKILSWAKNTTAHSHLLPVYLEISNLPGWHTGTLLDVFLKTSDTNTSLVVPTTALIEEQGNYFVFVQIHPESFEKREVFIGKTDGMFTEILRGLSDNERVVSRGALMVKMAAVSGNIDPHSGHVH; encoded by the coding sequence ATGAAAAAAATACTTGTCATCTTATTCATATTATTTGCGATTTCAGCTTGCAGAAATCAGCAGGCTGAACACGACACTCATGATCACGATCATGATGAGGTGAAGCTGTTTATAATAGCCTATAACGAAAGTTTCGAGGTATTTGCCGAAGCTGATCCCTTTGTGCAGGGCAAAACATCCGAAATACTGGCACATTTTACCCATCTGGAAAATTTCAAACCATTCAGTGAAGGGACAGTAACAGTCAGTCTGGTAAGCAGCAGCAATGGCATAAGGCATACGCTTGATGCTCCAAACAAACCCGGGATTTATCGCTTTCGCCTGCAGCCCCAGACCACCGGCATGGCGAGGGTTCAGTTTGATCTGGAGTATAAAGGTGTAAAGTACCGTCTTGATGGAGGCAGCTACCCTGTGTTTGACAATGAACATGATGCCATTCATGCCGCAGAGGATCTGATTCAGGAGCATCCCGCTGCCATTGCTTTTACAAAGGAACAGTCGTGGCTGGTGAGTTTTGCTACGGCTCCGGTTGAACACAAAGCCATTGGGGTAGTAGTTAAAACAGTAGGGGAGGTAATGCCGGCCCAGGGAGATGAAATCACCCTTAGCGCTCAATCGCGTGGTATAATACGGTTTGTAAATAACAATCTTTACGAAGGTGTTGATTTGCAACGAGGTGAAGTTTTAATCAATATTTCAGGTGAAGGACTGGCCGAAGGTAGTCCAACGCAGCAATACCGTGAAGCGCGCAATAACTTTGAAAAGGCTAAAGCTGATTATGAGCGTTTGAGCCCGCTTGCCGAAGCCAATATTGTGAGCCAGCGCGATCTTTTGCAGGCAAAAAATGAATTTGATAACGCAAAGGCCATCTTCGATAATCTTTCGGAGAATTTCTCAGAAAGCGGGCAATCCATAAAAAGTCCTGTTGATGGTTACCTGGCTCAGTTATTTGTTCAGCACGGGCAATATGTTGAGGCAGGCCAACCCATTGCGAAGGTGGTACGGAACTATGATATAATCATCAGGGCAGAGGTTCAGCAACGTTATAGCCGCTTGTTGCCCGAGCTCGCAACCGTGAATATTTCAAGCCGCGATGGGGAAATCTATACACTGGAAGAACTCAACGGGAAAATTTTGTCTTGGGCGAAGAATACAACTGCGCATAGTCATCTGTTACCGGTTTACCTTGAAATAAGCAACCTGCCCGGCTGGCATACCGGAACGCTGCTGGATGTTTTTCTGAAAACGTCTGACACAAATACCAGCTTGGTGGTTCCGACTACTGCCTTGATTGAGGAACAGGGCAATTATTTTGTTTTTGTACAAATTCATCCCGAGAGCTTTGAGAAAAGGGAAGTGTTTATTGGGAAAACAGACGGAATGTTTACAGAGATTCTACGTGGTCTTAGTGATAACGAAAGGGTGGTGAGCCGCGGAGCGCTAATGGTAAAAATGGCTGCAGTATCAGGCAATATTGACCCACATTCAGGCCATGTTCATTAG
- a CDS encoding outer membrane lipoprotein-sorting protein gives MKTVKFIMSIAILALMTSTISVSAQMSGQQIMEKVYYNPTGEDMQGELTMTLTNSRGDQRVRQLKQFIKNYDDVEKKIMFFLSPADVRNTSFMNWSYTDGRDDDQWIYLPALKRVRRISSDSKSDYFMGSDFTYDDMGDRHPNEDTHTLLREETINGKASYVVESVPKDATYMYSKTITWVMKDNFLGLKREFYDRNGKLLKVLNIKKFDKIEGFWVILETEMKNVQKDHRTDIHFSKVEINKGLSDNQFTERAMTMGL, from the coding sequence ATGAAAACAGTAAAATTTATTATGAGCATAGCCATACTGGCTTTGATGACAAGCACGATAAGTGTATCTGCCCAAATGAGCGGGCAGCAAATCATGGAAAAAGTTTATTACAACCCCACAGGAGAGGATATGCAGGGTGAGCTGACAATGACCCTGACAAATTCTCGTGGGGATCAAAGGGTAAGACAACTAAAGCAATTTATAAAGAATTATGATGATGTTGAAAAGAAGATCATGTTCTTTCTTTCGCCTGCCGATGTGCGCAATACTTCATTCATGAACTGGAGTTATACCGATGGCCGCGACGATGACCAGTGGATCTACCTTCCTGCGCTAAAGCGTGTAAGAAGAATTTCAAGCGACAGCAAGAGCGATTATTTTATGGGCTCAGATTTCACCTATGACGATATGGGCGACCGCCACCCTAACGAAGACACTCACACGCTTCTACGTGAGGAAACAATTAACGGTAAGGCTAGCTACGTGGTGGAAAGTGTACCAAAAGACGCAACGTACATGTATTCGAAAACAATTACCTGGGTGATGAAAGACAATTTTCTTGGCCTGAAGCGGGAGTTTTACGACAGAAATGGAAAACTGTTGAAAGTGTTGAACATTAAAAAATTTGACAAGATCGAGGGATTCTGGGTTATTCTTGAAACTGAAATGAAAAATGTACAGAAAGATCATCGTACCGATATTCACTTCAGCAAGGTTGAAATTAATAAAGGTCTTTCTGACAATCAATTCACCGAACGGGCCATGACAATGGGATTATAA
- a CDS encoding RND family transporter, producing the protein MKKLLEKSIRYPWLVMAVIVILSIYFMNELRRNGRMETNLDEYMPKTHPAFIYSDQAEEWFNIKDGILIAIEHESSIYNPQTLQKIKEISERLQEMQEFDDNDVMSLYTADNITGSEYDLEVKAFYHTAPETQEELDELRMIVRDNEMVYSRLVSEDETVALIVAGMKSNGFTQEFYQHIMEFAHSYESDSETIYVAGRPIVEGTMALLGPADMKRMVPIVLVVIALVLYLLLKSGRAMAATLLGVTVSTIWAFGLMAALKVPIYSVTTMIPVMLIAIGVAYGIYFYNYLNRFVKENPDASRREAAEHVIGKLWKPLLMAAFTTMIGFISLLTSQVYPIKFFGIFTAFGILIAFLMAMIFLPSVVLITGFKKLKSGKEDTNKPSVFSTRLSNCLIRNKKAVKLAAGIIVVASIIGAQWVWINSSFLDNFEKDSDIVLTDAFVNSKFGGTSTLNLILEADNEDAFKLAENLRLIDEVQQATENVPLVGNSFALTDYLKRMHKVMNAGDPDFYAIPETSDMVAQYLLLYEMSGDPENLLKVVNYGYDMTNITFQLKSDDSKTISEAIAVIESYKDRFSVAGIEINYSGSGYKALVFSELILEGQIMSILLSLILVIILLSWMFRSIKVGLIGSVPIIITAVISFGVMGALNIPLSTATALLSSIAIGIGIDYAIHFIQNYKMNLAASGKKLPALYTTVNVTGKAILFNAIVVIAGFLVLMFSVFPPNRTLGTLVSMNMFTSLVGTLSIMLVLIYGSKVFERKSNSPNQ; encoded by the coding sequence ATGAAAAAACTACTTGAAAAATCAATCCGCTATCCCTGGCTTGTAATGGCCGTAATAGTAATACTTAGTATTTACTTTATGAATGAGCTGCGCCGTAACGGGCGTATGGAAACCAATCTCGACGAGTATATGCCCAAAACCCATCCGGCATTTATTTACAGCGATCAGGCCGAAGAATGGTTCAACATAAAAGACGGGATTTTAATAGCCATTGAGCACGAATCAAGCATTTACAACCCGCAAACCTTACAGAAGATTAAAGAAATTAGTGAAAGGCTGCAGGAAATGCAAGAGTTTGACGACAATGATGTCATGTCGCTTTATACAGCCGATAATATAACGGGGTCAGAATATGATCTGGAGGTAAAGGCTTTTTATCATACAGCGCCTGAAACACAGGAGGAGTTGGATGAACTTAGAATGATTGTTCGTGACAATGAAATGGTGTACAGCCGGCTTGTTTCGGAAGATGAAACGGTGGCTTTAATTGTAGCCGGTATGAAAAGCAACGGGTTTACCCAGGAGTTCTATCAGCATATTATGGAGTTCGCACATTCATACGAAAGCGACAGCGAAACAATTTATGTTGCCGGAAGGCCGATTGTTGAAGGAACGATGGCATTGCTCGGGCCGGCTGATATGAAACGCATGGTTCCTATCGTGCTGGTTGTAATCGCTTTGGTTTTATACCTGTTGCTAAAAAGTGGCCGGGCAATGGCAGCTACACTTTTAGGTGTTACGGTAAGCACCATCTGGGCTTTCGGACTGATGGCTGCCCTGAAGGTGCCGATTTATTCGGTAACAACCATGATACCGGTCATGCTTATTGCCATAGGCGTGGCCTACGGCATTTATTTCTACAATTATCTGAACCGCTTTGTAAAGGAAAACCCCGATGCAAGTCGCCGCGAAGCCGCCGAGCATGTGATTGGGAAATTGTGGAAGCCTTTGCTGATGGCCGCATTCACTACCATGATAGGATTCATCTCACTACTTACTTCGCAGGTTTACCCGATCAAATTTTTCGGGATATTTACAGCCTTCGGGATTTTAATCGCCTTTTTAATGGCCATGATATTTCTGCCTTCTGTGGTGCTGATAACCGGATTTAAAAAGCTGAAATCGGGCAAGGAAGATACAAACAAACCTTCAGTTTTTTCTACCAGGCTCAGCAACTGCCTGATCAGGAATAAAAAGGCAGTGAAACTGGCTGCCGGGATCATCGTAGTGGCATCAATCATCGGGGCGCAATGGGTATGGATCAACTCTAGCTTTCTCGATAATTTTGAAAAAGACAGCGACATTGTGCTTACCGATGCTTTTGTGAACAGCAAATTCGGAGGCACCTCAACATTGAACCTCATACTGGAGGCCGATAATGAAGATGCCTTTAAATTGGCTGAAAACCTGCGTTTGATTGATGAAGTGCAGCAAGCCACTGAAAATGTGCCGTTGGTAGGCAACTCGTTTGCACTGACGGACTATCTGAAGCGCATGCATAAGGTGATGAATGCCGGAGACCCTGATTTTTATGCCATCCCTGAAACCAGCGACATGGTGGCTCAATACCTGCTGCTCTACGAAATGTCGGGCGATCCTGAAAACTTGCTGAAGGTCGTTAACTATGGCTACGACATGACCAATATTACTTTTCAGCTTAAAAGCGACGACTCAAAAACCATCAGCGAGGCAATTGCCGTGATTGAATCGTATAAAGACCGGTTTTCAGTAGCAGGCATTGAGATAAATTATTCAGGTTCAGGATACAAGGCTTTGGTGTTTAGTGAACTTATCCTCGAAGGACAAATCATGAGCATCCTACTTTCATTGATCCTGGTGATCATACTCCTAAGCTGGATGTTCCGCAGCATTAAAGTGGGTTTGATCGGGTCGGTTCCAATTATTATCACTGCTGTCATCAGCTTTGGCGTAATGGGCGCTCTGAACATCCCACTCAGCACAGCTACTGCCTTGCTGTCGAGCATTGCTATTGGAATTGGCATTGATTATGCCATCCATTTTATTCAGAACTACAAAATGAATCTGGCAGCATCGGGCAAGAAGCTTCCTGCATTATATACCACGGTAAATGTTACCGGCAAGGCAATTCTTTTCAATGCCATTGTGGTTATTGCGGGATTTTTAGTGTTGATGTTCTCTGTTTTTCCGCCAAACCGAACACTGGGCACATTGGTATCAATGAACATGTTTACAAGTCTTGTTGGTACGCTCAGCATCATGTTGGTGTTGATATATGGATCAAAAGTTTTTGAAAGAAAAAGTAATTCGCCCAATCAGTAA
- a CDS encoding DUF1858 domain-containing protein, translating to MKITKKTYVSEILDEYGDIADVMEIFGIKRVGGFGLRKLLARFITVKTAAFIHRVPLDKFIVMVQDAVNEKDAPNKLKNLHSLMTNYNVIQ from the coding sequence ATGAAAATCACAAAAAAAACTTATGTGTCAGAAATATTGGATGAATACGGAGATATTGCAGATGTTATGGAAATATTCGGGATCAAACGTGTGGGAGGGTTTGGTTTGCGAAAATTGCTGGCGAGATTTATTACTGTAAAAACCGCGGCATTCATTCATAGAGTTCCATTGGACAAGTTTATTGTAATGGTGCAGGATGCCGTGAATGAAAAAGACGCACCAAACAAACTTAAAAACCTACATTCACTAATGACAAACTATAATGTCATTCAATAA
- a CDS encoding cupin domain-containing protein, with protein sequence MKSVDWKTQQIKDTPHKVDVRPLYDKPEVQVMHIKLQPGEQLKPHLTPVDVFFFVLEGSPDILVGDERKTIPAGILVESPKNIVHCLYNSSDDQARIMVVKAPKPTQNARIL encoded by the coding sequence ATGAAATCAGTTGACTGGAAAACACAGCAGATCAAAGACACACCGCACAAGGTGGATGTAAGGCCATTATACGACAAACCCGAAGTGCAGGTTATGCACATAAAATTGCAACCCGGGGAGCAGTTGAAACCGCATTTAACGCCTGTTGATGTATTTTTCTTTGTGCTAGAAGGCTCGCCCGATATTTTGGTAGGCGATGAACGTAAAACCATTCCTGCCGGCATACTTGTGGAAAGTCCGAAAAATATCGTGCACTGCCTGTATAATTCGTCAGATGATCAGGCAAGGATTATGGTGGTAAAAGCGCCTAAACCAACCCAAAACGCCAGAATTCTTTAA
- a CDS encoding TetR/AcrR family transcriptional regulator, producing MLTQRQQEIIEASIELIAEKGIQGLTMKNISKEIGISEPAIYRHYDNKIEILKSILDYFFNNMKNILESELNSESTAFEKISNIFNRHFKSFSEKPQLLAVIFSEELFRNETSLSNKVAAIMEQNTLMVQNILEKGQQNAEVDPNLNPKHLAVMIMGSLRLLAKQWQISGYAFNLTQEGAAMFETIRPLISIK from the coding sequence ATGCTAACCCAACGACAACAGGAAATTATTGAAGCATCCATTGAATTGATTGCGGAGAAAGGTATTCAGGGTCTGACTATGAAAAATATTTCGAAAGAAATAGGAATATCCGAGCCTGCCATCTACCGGCATTACGACAACAAGATCGAGATTCTGAAAAGTATACTTGACTACTTTTTTAACAATATGAAAAACATCCTTGAAAGCGAATTGAACAGCGAATCAACTGCTTTTGAAAAAATTTCAAACATTTTCAACAGGCATTTTAAAAGTTTTTCTGAGAAACCCCAGCTACTTGCAGTGATTTTTTCAGAAGAATTATTCCGCAACGAAACATCGCTGAGCAATAAGGTTGCTGCAATCATGGAACAAAATACCCTGATGGTACAAAACATCCTGGAAAAAGGCCAGCAAAACGCTGAGGTTGATCCAAACCTGAACCCCAAACATCTGGCTGTGATGATTATGGGTTCGCTCAGGCTGCTCGCGAAACAATGGCAAATAAGCGGCTATGCATTCAACCTGACTCAGGAAGGCGCAGCCATGTTTGAAACCATCAGGCCTCTAATAAGCATTAAATAA
- a CDS encoding TetR/AcrR family transcriptional regulator, whose amino-acid sequence MSSVTQIRKPSIIISAALQLISLYGIPGLTVRNISALTGLSKSIIYKSIGGRDQIIITILDNFKSRIEENFTQLSSVENGAMDKIEIILKNHYRTLTDAPLFITIIFSDELYEKSDELRNKMDELIALNNRVLSSFIKEG is encoded by the coding sequence ATGAGCTCTGTAACACAAATCCGCAAACCAAGCATAATTATCAGCGCAGCACTTCAGCTAATCTCGCTTTATGGGATTCCCGGATTGACTGTAAGAAATATAAGTGCTCTCACAGGTCTAAGTAAGTCCATAATATACAAAAGTATCGGAGGCCGGGATCAGATAATTATTACAATTCTTGATAATTTTAAAAGCCGGATTGAAGAAAACTTTACTCAATTGTCGTCTGTAGAGAATGGTGCTATGGATAAAATTGAAATCATTCTAAAAAATCATTACCGAACGCTTACTGATGCCCCATTGTTTATTACAATTATTTTCTCAGATGAGCTTTATGAAAAGAGCGATGAACTAAGAAATAAAATGGATGAGCTGATTGCTTTGAATAACAGGGTACTCAGCAGCTTTATCAAGGAAGGGTAG
- a CDS encoding aromatic hydrocarbon degradation protein has protein sequence MKKAFIIIGLLALGYSVMAGGIVHNTNQSASFIRMPARDASYGFDAVYFNPAGLTSLKNGLHFSISNQYITQTRNIESTFPGMNKSEFEGTVLAPLFPSVYAAYKKDRLAISLGFNPIGGGGGALFEEGLPSFEMQPSTIPGALSAGGVPTTAYSFDTRFEGKSVFYGFQGGISYRVHDQLSLSFGARYVTISNSYSGYLRNIQINPTFAALGYDGSMRSAPTFFTEFSGYLSTVSATLQATGNNLQPIINGGGGGVPLANGTMAGLTPEQVALLQGTITQLGGNPQGMTIAQAQQFFLGASAGYAANSVAMGNNANATRDLAVEATQSGSGITPIIGMNMQFTENFNIAVKYEFRTKINVTNETEIDDVGLYPDKEEIPSDMPAMLSVGMQWRPTQKLGLHLGMHNYFDRTAKYGRKVGTDYVQNNVFMDSDYVEVAFGVEYSITDKLLISAGYLATRTGVNENYQTDLSHSLSTNSLGGGFRYNFSENFGVNLGVMNTWYIEDTRDFGLYKEIYNRKAFVAALGVDFSL, from the coding sequence ATGAAAAAAGCATTCATTATTATTGGACTCCTGGCATTGGGATATTCAGTCATGGCCGGAGGTATTGTTCACAACACCAATCAAAGTGCTTCATTTATCCGGATGCCTGCCCGTGATGCATCTTACGGCTTTGATGCAGTGTACTTTAACCCTGCTGGTTTGACTTCATTGAAAAATGGCTTGCATTTCTCAATCAGTAACCAGTATATAACTCAAACCCGGAATATTGAAAGCACTTTTCCAGGCATGAATAAAAGCGAGTTTGAAGGAACCGTATTAGCACCCTTGTTCCCTTCAGTTTATGCTGCCTATAAAAAGGACAGGCTCGCAATTTCACTTGGTTTCAATCCCATTGGCGGTGGCGGTGGTGCCTTGTTTGAAGAAGGTCTGCCATCCTTTGAAATGCAACCTTCCACGATTCCAGGTGCTTTAAGCGCCGGAGGTGTTCCTACCACTGCTTACAGTTTCGATACCAGATTTGAAGGAAAGTCAGTATTCTATGGTTTTCAGGGTGGTATTTCATACCGCGTTCATGATCAATTATCTTTGAGCTTTGGTGCCAGGTACGTAACGATTTCCAATTCCTATAGCGGATATTTACGCAACATCCAGATCAATCCTACCTTCGCGGCATTGGGCTATGATGGAAGTATGCGCTCTGCCCCAACTTTCTTCACTGAATTTTCAGGCTACCTAAGTACTGTTTCTGCTACCTTGCAGGCAACAGGAAACAACCTTCAGCCTATTATTAATGGTGGTGGAGGAGGAGTTCCCCTGGCCAATGGAACCATGGCTGGTTTAACCCCTGAACAGGTAGCACTACTGCAGGGAACCATTACGCAATTAGGTGGAAATCCGCAAGGGATGACCATCGCACAGGCACAGCAATTTTTCCTTGGCGCTTCAGCCGGCTATGCTGCAAATTCGGTGGCTATGGGAAATAACGCAAACGCTACAAGAGATTTGGCTGTTGAGGCCACACAAAGCGGTTCAGGCATTACCCCTATAATTGGTATGAATATGCAGTTTACCGAGAATTTTAATATTGCCGTAAAATATGAATTCAGGACTAAAATCAATGTGACCAATGAAACGGAAATTGACGATGTTGGCCTTTATCCTGATAAAGAAGAAATTCCAAGTGATATGCCCGCCATGCTTTCAGTTGGTATGCAATGGAGGCCAACACAAAAATTGGGACTTCACTTAGGAATGCACAACTATTTTGACAGAACCGCGAAATATGGCCGTAAAGTTGGCACCGACTACGTTCAAAACAATGTTTTTATGGATTCTGATTATGTTGAAGTTGCTTTCGGAGTTGAGTATTCAATCACTGATAAATTGCTCATCAGCGCCGGTTATCTTGCAACCCGCACAGGTGTAAATGAAAACTACCAGACCGATCTGAGTCATAGCCTGTCAACCAACAGTCTTGGCGGTGGTTTCCGTTATAATTTTAGCGAAAACTTTGGTGTGAACCTCGGTGTAATGAATACCTGGTATATTGAAGATACAAGGGATTTCGGACTATATAAGGAAATTTATAACCGTAAGGCATTTGTAGCTGCCTTAGGGGTTGATTTTAGTTTATGA
- a CDS encoding toxin-antitoxin system YwqK family antitoxin, whose translation MLIAVFMLGPFVLSSAQEPNSIFNQQDEQGRKQGSWKKTNEEGKLVYEGQFLNDKPYGEFRYFYPNGKLRVKMLFSETSDTAKTIHYHQNQMVQSEGMYVDQKKEGHWKFYNESGVLVSEENYKHDLRDGQLRSYYADGTLLEEQNFSMGKQIGSWKQYHPNGSLKHDIKFENGLMHGPASYYFPDGGLYLTGNYIQGLKNGEWVRYKTDGEIETTEIWIMGINENV comes from the coding sequence TTGCTGATTGCAGTTTTCATGTTGGGGCCATTTGTTTTGTCCTCAGCTCAGGAACCAAACAGTATTTTCAATCAACAGGATGAGCAGGGAAGAAAACAGGGATCGTGGAAAAAAACCAACGAAGAAGGAAAATTGGTGTATGAAGGCCAGTTTCTTAACGATAAGCCTTACGGGGAGTTCAGGTATTTTTATCCCAATGGCAAGCTAAGGGTAAAAATGCTTTTTAGCGAAACCAGTGATACGGCAAAAACAATTCATTATCATCAGAACCAAATGGTTCAAAGTGAAGGAATGTATGTGGATCAAAAAAAAGAAGGCCATTGGAAATTTTATAATGAATCAGGTGTTTTGGTTTCGGAAGAAAATTACAAGCATGATCTTAGGGATGGGCAATTGCGTAGTTATTATGCAGATGGAACTTTGCTGGAAGAGCAAAACTTTAGCATGGGCAAGCAGATTGGCTCCTGGAAACAATACCATCCGAACGGCAGTTTAAAACACGATATAAAGTTTGAAAACGGCCTGATGCATGGGCCTGCATCCTATTATTTCCCAGATGGTGGGCTCTATTTAACCGGAAATTATATTCAAGGTCTGAAAAATGGTGAATGGGTCAGATACAAAACAGATGGGGAAATTGAAACCACCGAAATCTGGATTATGGGAATCAATGAAAACGTTTAG
- a CDS encoding HAD family hydrolase, whose product MITKKEKNTDQKVKAIVWDWNGTLLDDVHICVDSINIMLGARNLHQLDYESYRDVFGFPVRAYYEKAGFNFLQEPFDVVAIQFIDIYREHLLNCNLFPEVMEVLNQILALQLPQYILSAMEQQLLETSLTEKGIPQFFNFIAGTSDHYADGKLGSAKRLQQMIEAKPKEILLVGDTIHDFEVAEEMGWQCMLIANGHQSELRLEATGKPVLKSLAALPALLNGHSI is encoded by the coding sequence ATGATAACTAAGAAAGAAAAAAATACGGATCAGAAAGTCAAAGCCATTGTGTGGGACTGGAACGGGACATTGCTCGACGATGTGCATATTTGTGTTGACTCGATCAACATAATGCTTGGTGCACGAAACCTCCATCAATTAGATTATGAATCTTACAGGGATGTTTTTGGTTTCCCGGTGAGGGCGTATTATGAAAAGGCAGGTTTCAATTTTTTGCAAGAGCCTTTTGATGTTGTTGCCATTCAGTTTATTGATATTTACCGTGAGCACTTACTCAATTGCAATTTGTTTCCGGAAGTGATGGAAGTGCTCAATCAGATTTTGGCGCTACAGCTACCGCAATATATTCTTTCGGCTATGGAGCAGCAATTGCTTGAAACCTCATTAACTGAAAAAGGAATACCTCAGTTTTTTAATTTTATTGCCGGAACCAGCGATCATTATGCAGATGGTAAACTGGGTTCGGCAAAGAGATTACAACAGATGATTGAGGCAAAACCAAAGGAAATACTTCTGGTTGGCGATACAATTCATGATTTTGAAGTGGCTGAGGAAATGGGCTGGCAATGTATGTTGATTGCTAACGGACACCAATCTGAACTCCGCCTGGAAGCGACAGGCAAACCGGTGTTAAAAAGCCTTGCAGCCTTACCAGCACTTTTAAACGGTCATTCAATCTAA
- a CDS encoding T9SS type A sorting domain-containing protein codes for MKRLVASLIIYFAFSAVLFGQCEPNMVYTRPGIYPDSATGFPPAVATYEYNLVITAVIPADTILFPLPLLPIDSIGVYEISGLPEGFQAIPNRPSGYWPGGTSGCMLITGTATQAQLGNYPLTIKAVGYMGGFGIPYTYEITYYSILVLDSLAFGIPDLPENGNIRMQAFPNPFVKYVNVDFYADLPGTYEFRLFDATGRLMISKETKTKRGENNLRIDGSNLKQGIYYCVLQHSEGNIRSAFKLIKQ; via the coding sequence ATGAAAAGACTTGTCGCTTCCCTGATCATTTATTTCGCATTCTCTGCCGTGCTTTTCGGGCAGTGCGAGCCCAATATGGTGTATACCCGTCCAGGAATCTACCCCGACAGCGCTACCGGTTTTCCACCCGCGGTAGCCACCTATGAGTACAACCTTGTAATCACGGCTGTAATTCCGGCTGATACGATCCTATTTCCGCTTCCACTTCTTCCTATTGACTCGATAGGCGTATATGAAATTTCCGGCTTACCTGAAGGTTTTCAGGCGATCCCAAACCGGCCTTCGGGTTATTGGCCAGGCGGGACTTCAGGGTGTATGTTGATTACAGGCACCGCAACACAGGCGCAGCTTGGCAACTATCCGTTAACAATTAAGGCTGTCGGATACATGGGTGGGTTCGGAATACCATATACTTATGAAATTACATATTATAGCATCCTTGTGCTGGATTCCCTTGCCTTTGGTATTCCTGATCTGCCTGAAAATGGCAACATCAGAATGCAGGCTTTTCCCAATCCATTTGTAAAGTATGTTAATGTAGATTTTTATGCCGACTTGCCCGGAACCTATGAATTTAGGTTGTTTGATGCCACCGGGCGCTTAATGATAAGCAAAGAGACCAAGACTAAAAGAGGAGAAAATAATCTGAGAATTGACGGTTCGAACCTGAAACAAGGAATATATTATTGCGTATTGCAGCATTCGGAGGGAAATATCAGATCGGCGTTTAAGCTGATAAAACAGTAA